A window of Diospyros lotus cultivar Yz01 chromosome 14, ASM1463336v1, whole genome shotgun sequence contains these coding sequences:
- the LOC127789982 gene encoding putative pentatricopeptide repeat-containing protein At3g47840 yields MAAARLTHTWLCQLRLRHLRRLYATSNVAYDEAGALLALEPIHENLSDKMDNVAQVNILKVNSKLKELVQTGHLNNARQVFDKLPHRDVVSWTIMISGYVNGSNSSEALSLFSKMWVERNIAMDPFVLSIALKACGFSLNVKHGELLHAYSVKTSLLNSVFVGSALLDMYTKTGKIWDGCRVFDEMPLRNVVSWTAIITGLVRAGYNNEGLRYFSEMWQAGEEYDAYTIAIALKACADDGALNYGREIHTQAMKKGFDVSSFVANTLATMYNKCGKLEYGLCLFERMSTRDVVSWTTIITTYVQMGQADQAIQAFLRMRESEVCPNEYTFAAVISACVNLVRTEWGEQLHGHVLLVGVLDCSSVANSIVTMYSRCGQLNSAARVFHEMTIKDIVSWSTIIAGYAQGGCGEQAFKYISMMRKEGPKPTEFALASVLSVCGNMAILDEGKQFHAHVLSIGLEHTCMIRSALINMYSKCGNIEEAWRIFDGAANADIVSWTAMINGYAEHGHCKEAINLFEKIPRVGIRPDRVTFIGVLTACSHAGLVDLGFHYFNSMREKYRIIPSKEHYGCMIDLLCRAGRLSDAEGMIRSMPYNQDDIVWSTLLRACRVHGDIECGRRAAQQILELDPNCAGTHITMANIYAAKGKWREAADVRKLMKSKGVIKEPGWSWIKVKDHVSEFVAGDQSHPEAEDIYDILNLFASREDITVMELGYVLFDADNMQNVELSFGVP; encoded by the coding sequence ATGGCTGCTGCTAGGTTAACACACACATGGCTGTGTCAATTACGCCTCAGACATCTAAGGCGATTATATGCAACTTCAAACGTTGCTTATGACGAAGCCGGAGCGCTTCTGGCATTGGAGCCCATTCATGAGAACTTGTCTGATAAAATGGATAACGTCGCTCAAGTTAATATTCTCAAAGTCAACTCTAAGTTAAAGGAATTGGTCCAAACCGGTCATTTGAATAATGCGCGCCAGGTGTTTGATAAATTACCTCATAGAGATGTAGTCTCGTGGACCATAATGATTTCTGGCTATGTCAATGGGAGTAACTCGTCAGAGGCGTTGTCCTTGTTCTCTAAAATGTGGGTTGAGCGTAATATCGCAATGGACCCCTTCGTGCTCAGTATTGCACTCAAGGCTTGTGGATTCAGCTTGAATGTGAAACATGGAGAATTGCTACATGCGTACTCTGTAAAAACTAGTTTACTGAACTCTGTTTTTGTGGGTAGCGCCCTTCTTGACATGTATACCAAGACTGGTAAAATTTGGGATGGTTGCAGAGTCTTCGACGAAATGCCTCTTAGAAATGTTGTTTCATGGACTGCCATTATTACAGGGCTTGTTCGTGCTGGTTACAATAATGAGGGGCTGAGATACTTTTCTGAAATGTGGCAAGCGGGTGAGGAATACGACGCTTACACTATTGCTATTGCGTTGAAGGCATGTGCTGACGATGGTGCTTTGAATTATGGGAGGGAAATCCACACCCAGGCAATGAAGAAAGGGTTTGATGTAAGTTCATTTGTGGCTAATACTCTTGCTACTATGTATAACAAGTGCGGGAAATTAGAATATGGCTTGTGCTTGTTTGAAAGGATGAGTACTAGAGATGTGGTTTCATggacaacaataataacaacataTGTTCAGATGGGTCAAGCAGATCAGGCAATTCAAGCATTCTTGAGAATGCGTGAATCAGAAGTATGCCCTAATGAGTACACTTTTGCAGCAGTAATCTCTGCTTGTGTCAATCTTGTGAGAACGGAATGGGGCGAACAACTGCATGGCCATGTATTACTTGTAGGTGTTCTGGACTGTTCGTCAGTGGCAAATTCTATTGTTACTATGTATTCAAGATGCGGGCAGTTAAATTCAGCTGCAAGGGTTTTTCATGAGATGACCATAAAAGACATTGTTTCATGGAGCACTATAATTGCAGGATATGCTCAAGGAGGTTGTGGCGAGCAGGCATTCAAGTATATCTCGATGATGAGAAAGGAGGGACCAAAACCGACTGAGTTTGCTCTTGCTAGTGTGTTGAGTGTCTGCGGAAATATGGCTATTCTTGATGAAGGGAAGCAGTTCCATGCTCATGTCTTGTCTATTGGATTAGAGCACACGTGTATGATACGAAGTGCTTTGATCAACATGTATTCGAAATGTGGGAACATAGAAGAAGCTTGGAGAATCTTTGATGGGGCAGCAAATGCTGATATTGTGTCATGGACTGCTATGATTAATGGATATGCTGAACATGGTCACTGTAAAGAAGCTATTAATTTGTTTGAGAAGATACCCAGGGTTGGTATAAGACCAGACAGAGTGACCTTCATTGGTGTTTTGACTGCTTGCAGCCATGCTGGACTTGTTGACTTGGGCTTTCACTATTTCAATTCAATGAGAGAGAAATACAGGATTATTCCTTCAAAAGAACACTATGGTTGCATGATTGATCTACTTTGTCGGGCTGGACGATTAAGCGATGCTGAGGGCATGATCAGAAGTATGCCATACAACCAAGATGACATTGTCTGGTCAACTCTGCTAAGAGCATGTAGGGTACATGGCGATATTGAGTGTGGTAGACGTGCTGCACAGCAGATTTTGGAATTGGATCCAAACTGTGCTGGAACCCATATTACCATGGCTAACATCTATGCTGCAAAAGGCAAGTGGCGAGAAGCAGCAGATGTAAGAAAGTTGATGAAATCAAAAGGCGTAATAAAGGAGCCTGGGTGGTCTTGGATTAAGGTCAAAGACCATGTGTCTGAATTCGTTGCTGGTGATCAATCGCATCCAGAGGCTGAAGATATATATGATATCTTGAATTTATTTGCTTCAAGGGAAGACATTACTGTTATGGAATTGGGTTACGTTCTGTTTGATGCTGACAATATGCAGAATGTTGAGCTATCATTTGGTGTACCGTAG